The following are encoded in a window of Ogataea parapolymorpha DL-1 chromosome VII, whole genome shotgun sequence genomic DNA:
- a CDS encoding Protein csx2, with product MDVFVSILLSDVQVNRGSSKLTKVTFKTQTQQAVEIDLVAKKISQTTPMEFIQDRSKLLLKLPSSFSIVEAKFVKGSNLYLIESIDADNKAMKHPIEADSTQMTIQLSSKLNGKFTLQLKEGSQTLSKLSVYFYSDTSSSGPSQKTEIIHPANLTDHSGNPFPISLEDGPVFRETLNDYETKITKLKQAIRSTNDLLINYESLSNQLYNSRASLIKSFSVIESTFPTFYYCEFDKSIVYSFENLTDENKSAIRQLKSRLSSTNKLSGLESYLASKKRVFEDESKKYYDWLSRLLSSGKSKDDKLLQKRKSFELAKIDYFVFLFDTLVDLVLDFCNPQNPFINAYSSSKSQRQKIRAAVERASSMAELNAELSKIHGIAGPNKSGILFTQGGQGKSGWHKQWVVLNNGKLSEFMDWRKGTSRRNEPIDISLSSIKPLDMEKRKNCFRVITSTGIEHYFQATSEEDRDSWIQALYDAGQQINFHKSRGDLAGDPLFVNAKKTREIQSSSNDSKKESLQNDGRQRRVSSVSLENLRMVQKADSSNTRCSECGSTESVEWISMNLLVIFCVKCSSCHRSLGTSISKVRSLKLDVFTQEGYKLLQYINNKSSNAIYEELLPKESHISPDSNDKDRLRFITNKYAAKQYVNQKDASKASEFLIHGVRTHNIPEISKSFALGVDRDLKLYKPTDQLTNLEPPAFSVLEYALNYPSLEGKDKSIKVFDLAEYLILNGTKCGDKVQNVIGLSPEALDYWQSKIDRFKGNSTKTPTTQLLSQTAAAPKSTPKEHKFNLLKKKMKN from the coding sequence ATGGACGTCTTTGTATCGATACTATTGAGCGATGTTCAAGTTAATCGCGGTTCCTCGAAGCTAACGAAAGTGACATTCAAGACACAGACCCAACAGGCGGTGGAAATCGACCTAGTTGCGAAGAAAATATCACAAACAACACCTATGGAATTCATTCAAGATCGATCAAAGCTTTTATTGAAACTCCCTTCCTCATTCAGCATTGTTGAGGCCAAATTTGTAAAAGGCTCCAATTTGTACTTAATCGAATCTATCGATGCGGATAATAAAGCGATGAAACATCCGATTGAAGCAGATTCTACCCAGATGACCATTCAGCTCAGCTCGAAACTTAACGGAAAGTTTACTTTGCAACTAAAGGAGGGTAGCCAGACCCTTTCCAAATTGTCGGTCTATTTCTATAGTGATACGTCAAGCTCTGGTCCTTCACAAAAAACCGAAATTATTCATCCTGCAAACTTAACAGACCATTCGGGGAATCCATTCCCAATATCGTTGGAAGACGGACCCGTCTTCCGCGAAACACTTAATGATTACGAAACCAAAATTACGAAATTAAAGCAAGCAATACGGTCTACGAATGACCTTTTAATTAACTATGAATCCTTATCCAATCAGCTTTATAATTCCAGAGCATCGCTCATAAAGTCCTTTAGCGTCATCGAATCCACTTTTCCAACTTTCTACTATTGTGAATTTGACAAATCTATTGTTTATTCATTCGAGAACCTAACGGATGAGAACAAGTCTGCCATAAGGCAGCTGAAATCCAGACTCTCGTCAACTAATAAACTCTCCGGACTAGAATCATATTTGGCATCCAAGAAACGAGTGTTCGAGGACGAAAGCAAAAAGTATTACGATTGGCTCTCGAGATTACTTAGTTCAGGCAAGTCGAAAGACGATAAACTTCTTcagaaaagaaagagctttGAATTGGCCAAGATTGActattttgtttttcttttcgACACGCTTGTTGACCTTGTTTTAGACTTTTGCAACCCTCAAAACCCCTTCATCAATGCATAcagctcctcaaaatcaCAGCGGCAGAAAATCAGAGCAGCAGTGGAACGCGCCTCTTCAATGGCTGAACTGAATGCAGAATTATCCAAGATTCATGGCATTGCAGGCCCTAACAAGTCTGGTATCCTGTTTACCCAAGGTGGCCAAGGAAAGTCTGGTTGGCACAAGCAATGGGTGGTGCTCAATAATGGTAAACTTTCCGAGTTCATGGACTGGCGAAAAGGCACGTCAAGGCGTAACGAACCTATCGATATTTCTTTATCAAGCATCAAACCATTGGATATGGAAAAGCGCAAAAACTGTTTCAGGGTCATCACTAGTACTGGTATAGAACACTATTTTCAAGCGACCTCTGAGGAAGATCGCGATTCCTGGATTCAAGCATTGTATGATGCAGGTCAACAGATTAATTTCCATAAGTCCAGAGGTGACTTGGCCGGGGATCCACTTTTTGTGAATGCTAAAAAGACAAGAGAGATACAGTCTTCGAGCAACGACTCGAAAAAGGAATCCCTACAAAATGACGGCAGGCAGCGAAGAGTGTCCTCGGTTTCCTTAGAGAATCTGCGCATGGTTCAAAAAGCCGACAGCAGCAATACTCGCTGTAGCGAATGTGGATCAACAGAGTCAGTTGAGTGGATTTCTATGAATCTACTTGTTATCTTCTGTGTCAAATGCTCTTCTTGCCACAGATCGCTTGGGACCTCTATATCTAAAGTCCGCTCACTCAAATTAGATGTTTTTACTCAGGAAGGCTATAAACTTTTGCAGTACATTAACAACAAGTCAAGCAATGCTATATATGAGGAGTTGTTGCCCAAGGAATCTCACATTAGCCCTGATTCTAACGATAAAGATCGGCTGAGGTTCATCACCAATAAGTATGCTGCGAAACAATACGTGAATCAAAAAGACGCTTCAAAAGCTTCTGAGTTTTTGATCCATGGCGTTCGAACTCATAATATTCCAGAAATAAGCAAAAGTTTTGCGCTTGGCGTTGATCGTGATCTGAAATTATACAAGCCGACTGATCAGCTCACAAACCTGGAACCTCCTGCATTTTCTGTCTTGGAGTATGCTTTAAATTATCCCTCTTTAGAGGGCAAGGACAAATCTATCAAAGTTTTCGATCTCGCTGAGTATCTCATTCTGAATGGAACAAAATGTGGAGACAAGGTCCAGAATGTTATAGGCTTATCCCCCGAAGCATTGGATTATTGGCAATCAAAAATTGACCGCTTTAAAGGAAACTCTACTAAAACCCCAACTACCCAACTGTTATCTCAAACAGCCGCAGCACCAAAGTCTACACCCAAGGAACATAAATTCAatcttctcaaaaagaagatgaaAAACTGA
- a CDS encoding Threonine synthase, which produces MSYRSTRSSEQQSVSFEEAIITGLATDGGLFIPAEIPKLDDSFLKEWSQLSFQELAFKIMRLYIKESEISDDELKSLIIKSYSTFRSKDVTPLVPIDSNKNLYLLELFHGPTYAFKDVALQFVGNLFEFFLTRKNAAKKEGEPRDIITVVGATSGDTGSAAIYGLRNKKDVSVFILYPTGRVSPLQERQMTTVLDDNIHTLSVNGTFDDCQDLVKKVFGDKEFNDKYHVGAVNSINWARILAQMTYYFYAYFQLLKQLPESERSSFKVKFIVPSGNFGDILAGFYAKEMGLPVEELVVATNENDILDRFLHSGKYDKAQVKETYSPAMDICVSSNFERFLWYMIKRTSGSNDNLRTGEILSQYMRDLASNGVFEVSPETLKLAQGSLDSSRVSNEDTVKTIREIYTKTSNHYILDPHTAVGVATALRKIASDGNDLNLKYISLSTAHPAKFSEVVNQALSEFEGYSFEKDVLPDELKKLSSMQTKIKLVEQVDLKVVESLIVSELEKEGKK; this is translated from the coding sequence ATGTCTTACAGATCCACTCGCTCCTCCGAGCAACAAAGTGTATCCTTTGAGGAGGCCATCATTACTGGCTTAGCAACTGATGGAGGTCTTTTTATCCCTGCTGAGATTCCAAAACTTGATGATtcgtttttgaaagaatGGTCGCAACTCTCTTTCCAAGAACTCGCGTTCAAAATCATGAGACTGTATATCAAGGAATCCGAGATTTCAGATGATGAGCTCAAGAGCCTGATTATCAAATCGTACTCAACCTTTAGATCTAAGGATGTGACGCCTTTGGTTCCTATTGACTCCAACAAAAACCTCTATCTTTTGGAGCTATTTCATGGACCGACCTACGCTTTCAAAGACGTTGCCCTCCAATTCGTTGGTAACCTGTTCGAGTTTTTCCTTACTAGGAAAAACGCTGCAAAGAAAGAAGGCGAACCAAGAGACATAATTACCGTTGTCGGTGCTACTTCGGGTGACACTGGATCTGCCGCTATTTACGGTctcagaaacaagaaaGACGTTTCTGTGTTTATCCTGTACCCAACTGGAAGGGTGTCCCCATTGCAGGAGCGCCAGATGACCACCGTTTTGGACGACAACATCCACACTCTCTCAGTGAATGGTACTTTCGACGACTGTCAAGACCTCGTGAAGAAGGTTTTTGGTGACAAAGAGTTCAATGACAAGTACCATGTGGGAGCAGTGAACTCTATCAACTGGGCTAGAATATTAGCTCAGATGACTTATTACTTCTACGCAtatttccagcttctcaaacaaCTTCCAGAATCAGAAAGATCGAGTTTCAAGGTGAAGTTTATAGTTCCAAGTGGAAATTTTGGTGACATTCTTGCCGGATTTTATGCTAAGGAGATGGGCCTTCCAGTTGAGGAGCTAGTTGTTGCCACCAATGAAAATGACATTTTGGATAGATTCCTGCACAGTGGGAAGTACGACAAGGCTCAGGTCAAAGAGACCTACTCTCCTGCCATGGACATTTGTGTGTCATCCAACTTTGAGAGATTCCTGTGGTATATGATTAAAAGAACTAGCGGCTCAAACGACAACTTGAGAACAGGCGAAATTCTTTCCCAATATATGAGGGACTTGGCATCAAATGGTGTTTTCGAGGTTTCCCCAGAGACCCTGAAGTTGGCTCAGGGTAGCTTGGATTCCTCCAGAGTGTCCAATGAAGACACCGTGAAGACCATCAGGGAAATATACACAAAGACCTCCAATCATTACATCCTTGATCCTCACACAGCTGTTGGAGTGGCTACTGCACTTAGAAAGATTGCCAGTGATGGCAACGATCTGAATCTGAAATACATCTCGCTCTCTACCGCACACCCAGCCAAGTTCTCTGAGGTTGTGAACCAGGCTTTGAGTGAGTTCGAGGGTTATTCATTCGAGAAAGACGTGCTTCCAGATGAATTGAAAAAGCTGTCCTCCATGCAGACCAAGATCAAACTGGTTGAGCAAGTTGATCTGAAGGTTGTTGAATCTCTCATTGTCAGCGAGCTCGAAAAGGAGGGCAAAAAGTAG
- a CDS encoding Histone acetyltransferase type B subunit 2, protein MSSKQVSFGDLPIESSDDEHQSQDEEKSEELTILEEYKLWRKNCRYMYDFISETALTWPSLSIQWIPGGTFENKTKDTKISKTRNLLLTTHTSGEDVNYLKIASTQIPASIWGNGPEISPEELQQINSRLRISKKLDQESEINRVRAMPQNSRIISTINGKGDVFVYHLDAKMNEENRTRLVHHTENGYGLSWNPIVEGELATCSDDQTVAVWDITRSGAEITPINVFTSHTSIVNDVRWHTFSGNSLGSVSEDKHFIYQDKRTKEPAIDTILSTKTSFNTLCFSRFSKYLFSAGGEDGNVYLYDLRDVSKPLHIMMGHTKSITNLEWDPFHENIVGSSSSDRRIILWDINKIGKEQLQDEMEDGVPELLMMHGGHTGGINDFQFSEEIPWTVASCADDNIVHLWKVNRKVVEEEPSEVDLSELE, encoded by the coding sequence ATGTCTTCTAAACAGGTCAGCTTTGGAGACTTGCCGATCGAATCTTCTGATGATGAGCATCAATCACAAGATGAAGAGAAGAGTGAAGAATTGACGATTCTAGAAGAATACAAGCTTTGGCGAAAGAATTGTCGATACATGTACGATTTCATCAGCGAGACCGCGTTGACATGGCCCTCATTATCCATACAGTGGATCCCGGGCGGCACATTCGAGAACAAAACGAAGGACACAAAGATTTCCAAAACTAGAAACCTTCTTTTGACTACCCATacttctggagaagatgtCAACTATTTGAAAATAGCGTCCACTCAAATACCTGCTTCAATTTGGGGAAATGGACCCGAAATCAGCCCCGAGGAGCTACAGCAAATCAACTCTAGACTCCGGATCTCCAAGAAGCTAGACCAGGAATCAGAAATCAATAGAGTGCGCGCTATGCCGCAAAATTCTAGAATTATTTCCACGATCAATGGTAAGGGAGACGTTTTTGTGTACCATTTGGACGCTAAAATGAACGAAGAAAATAGGACTAGACTCGTACATCATACCGAAAATGGCTATGGATTGAGCTGGAACCCAATTGTGGAGGGAGAGCTAGCTACGTGTTCTGACGACCAAACGGTGGCCGTGTGGGACATCACTCGCTCGGGGGCAGAGATCACGCCTATTAATGTGTTTACTAGCCATACAAGCATTGTCAATGATGTTAGGTGGCACACCTTTAGCGGCAACTCACTGGGTTCTGTGTCTGAGGACAAACATTTCATTTACCAAGACAAAAGGACAAAAGAACCAGCCATTGATACCATTTTGAGCACCAAAACCAGCTTCAACACTCTTTGCTTCTCGAGATTCTCAAAATACTTATTTTCTGCCGGTGGTGAAGATGGAAACGTGTACCTTTATGACTTGAGAGATGTTTCCAAGCCCCTTCATATAATGATGGGACACACAAAATCTATTACGAACCTAGAGTGGGATCCGTTCCACGAGAATATAGTTGgatcttcctcctccgaTCGCCGCATAATATTGTGGGATATCAATAAGATCGGTAAAGAACAATTGCAAGATGAGATGGAAGACGGTGTTCCTGAGCTACTTATGATGCACGGTGGACATACAGGTGGAATCAACGATTTCCAGTTTAGCGAAGAGATCCCATGGACTGTGGCTAGTTGTGCAGATGACAACATCGTCCATCTTTGGAAAGTGAATAGGAAAGTCGTTGAGGAAGAGCCTTCAGAAGTTGATTTGTCTGAGCTCGAATGA
- a CDS encoding Transcription regulatory protein SNF12, giving the protein MSASRLQREKQRKLAKQAAIAHGQGHVQHSIMGNQGPKPQGSGSQGAQLSANIKPTDVVISNSIASMFPDKAEMYNKLRTKERELDLMINKKIIDLQEYQQSVTNGFVEDSNDYQILRIFIYNTSENQPWQVKDQQVESLPPPSWTLRIEGRLLNDAEPSDSPKRRKFSSFLSGISVELKAKDGNDEDLSIGSINGGPDSRVIEWHDNFGANELERMKHQFDGLDIKRSGSSIPQSEFPENESQDPSEKEIVCDIVIQPKMYPIKLQVVKDALVELVGSNEISQSDCIHKIFNYIKMNNLFEVQTIQDKQGTNQQPQQVVTVKTDDLLYRIFGINSLTLTQIMEVVSTKLLKPIEPIKVQYSINTLKETTLGDLVIDLKVNSRFVDPTYKPGSKQLAEISEMINQSVLNKQLMSDLSKVNESLKLNFQLLNYSKLKYDFYKKLSDNPVDFLQEVLDKNTEFLRILSSDSFTFGTDGILDEELVRKSEFYTDEFLAEHINVLFNSGRI; this is encoded by the coding sequence ATGTCTGCCTCTAGACTTCAAAGAGAAAAGCAAAGAAAGCTGGCTAAACAGGCCGCAATTGCTCATGGACAAGGCCATGTTCAACATAGCATAATGGGAAATCAGGGACCCAAGCCCCAAGGGTCGGGATCGCAAGGAGCTCAATTGTCCGCGAACATTAAACCTACAGATGTTGTCATCTCCAACTCGATCGCGTCCATGTTTCCGGACAAAGCAGAAATGTACAACAAACTCAGAACTAAGGAAAGGgagctggatttgatgataaataaaaaaatcattgaCCTTCAGGAGTATCAACAATCTGTCACGAACGGCTTTGTGGAGGACTCAAACGATTACCAAATTTTGAGGATTTTCATCTACAACACATCTGAAAACCAACCTTGGCAAGTGAAGGATCAACAGGTAGAATCTTTACCGCCTCCGTCCTGGACGTTGAGAATCGAAGGGCGTTTGCTCAACGATGCCGAACCTTCAGACTCCCCAAAACGAAGAAAATTTAGCtcttttctttctggaattTCGGTAGAACTCAAAGCAAAAGATGGCAATGACGAAGACCTGTCAATCGGGTCAATTAATGGTGGTCCAGATTCAAGGGTGATCGAATGGCATGATAACTTTGGCGCTAACGAACTCGAAAGAATGAAACACCAATTTGACGGACTAGATATCAAAAGGTCTGGTTCATCCATTCCTCAGTCAGAATTTCCGGAAAACGAATCCCAGGATCCTTCGGAAAAGGAGATTGTGTGTGATATCGTCATTCAGCCAAAGATGTACCCAATCAAATTGCAGGTTGTGAAGGATGCTTTGGTTGAACTTGTTGGATCAAACGAGATCTCGCAATCTGACTGCATTCACAAAATATTTAACTACATCAAAATGAACAATTTGTTTGAAGTTCAAACTATTCAGGACAAACAGGGCACGAATCAGCAACCCCAGCAAGTTGTTACCGTCAAGACTGATGATCTTCTATACCGTATATTTGGCATCAATTCGCTTACCTTGACGCAGATTATGGAAGTTGTTTCCACAAAGCTTCTTAAACCGATCGAACCAATTAAGGTGCAATACAGTATCAATACTCTCAAAGAAACGACCCTGGGGGATTTGGTGATTGATCTCAAGGTGAACTCGAGATTTGTGGATCCAACCTACAAACCTGGTTCCAAGCAGCTTGCAGAAATCAGTGAAATGATCAATCAAAGTGTATTAAACAAACAACTGATGAGCGATTTGAGTAAGGTTAACGAAAGCTTGAAGTTGAACTTCCAACTCCTCAATTATTCGAAGTTGAAATACGACTTTTACAAAAAATTGAGTGATAATCCGGTTGACTTCTTGCAGGAAGTTCTGGATAAGAACACCGAGTTCTTGAGAATTCTGTCCAGTGATTCTTTCACGTTTGGCACTGATGGCATTTTAGATGAAGAACTTGTGAGGAAATCTGAGTTCTACACTGATGAATTTTTGGCTGAGCACATCAATGTTCTATTTAACTCTGGCAGGATTTAA
- a CDS encoding GABA-specific permease — protein sequence MEKHDSHDIAVTFSKYRDVQRPDIINAKLVSSDNELLAQIGYKQELKRKFSTLQVFGVAFSIMGLLPSIASVLAQGLTGGTITLIWGWAIASTFVLLIAISMAELGSSLPTSGGLFYWTHFYAPDKIKVFLSYLVGNTNSVALVGALCSVDYGFAGEILAAVSISKDGNFDITSGKTYGVYAACVISHIGITCFASNFVSRLQTFSIVCNLGLIVLFFIALPIGCKVNGIEFNKGSFIFADNEQLSGWTPGFNFVMNGFMPSVWTIGAFDSCVHMSEEARNASHGVPIGIIGSVSACFILGFFICIVIASCMGPDVTAILDSKFGSPIAQIIYNAMGKNWAIAFMSLIAFCQWLMGASILTAISRQIWAFARDDGLPLAPIVKVVNRKLSTPIRAVIYGGVLALLLGLLCLIGTTAANALFSLYIAGNYFSWGTPIFLRLTTGKHKFVPGKFYTGDLLSPIIGWITCAFIAFIIILVMFPAEPTVSSTTMNYTVVITPGCMIIATLYYLGYAKGKYQGPKSNLSEPSIVHEGEKIREDEEVYLVHSIQSVKSRADEKNILRAIKSGELEPVMSLTHRVEEKSDV from the coding sequence ATGGAGAAACACGACTCTCACGATATTGCCGTGACATTCAGCAAGTACCGAGACGTCCAGCGCCCGGACATCATCAACGCAAAGCTTGTGAGTTCTGATAATGAACTGCTCGCCCAGATCGGGTACAAACAGGAACTGAAGCGTAAGTTTTCCACTTTACAAGTGTTTGGTGTGGCGTTCAGTATCATGGGTTTGCTACCATCGATTGCTAGTGTTTTGGCTCAAGGTCTCACCGGTGGCACTATCACCCTCATTTGGGGTTGGGCGATCGCATCCACATTCGTTCTCTTGATTGCAATCAGTATGGCAGAGCTGGGAAGCAGCTTGCCCACATCGGGAGGCTTATTCTACTGGACACACTTTTACGCCCCAGACAAGATCAAAGTGTTTCTTTCATATCTGGTTGGAAACACGAACTCAGTGGCCCTGGTGGGTGCCTTGTGTTCCGTGGACTATGGTTTCGCAGGCGAAATTCTGGCCGCAGTTTCTATTTCAAAAGACGGAAACTTTGACATCACCTCCGGCAAAACGTATGGTGTTTACGCAGCCTGCGTCATTTCCCACATTGGAATTACCTGCTTTGCCTCTAACTTTGTGTCAAGGCTTCAAACTTTCTCAATTGTGTGCAACCTGGGACTCATAGTTCTGTTTTTTATCGCATTGCCAATTGGTTGCAAGGTCAACGGCATTGAGTTCAATAAGGGCTCTTTCATTTTTGCAGATAATGAACAGCTGAGTGGTTGGACTCCAGGATTTAACTTTGTGATGAACGGATTCATGCCTAGTGTCTGGACCATTGGCGCCTTCGATTCCTGTGTTCATATGTCCGAAGAGGCCAGAAATGCGTCCCACGGTGTTCCTATTGGAATAATTGGGTCCGTTTCAGCATGCTTCATTCTTGGGTTTTTCATCTGTATTGTCATTGCTTCATGTATGGGTCCAGACGTGACGGCTATTCTCGATTCCAAGTTTGGTAGCCCAATCGCCCAAATTATATACAATGCGATGGGCAAGAATTGGGCCATTGCATTTATGTCGCTAATTGCCTTCTGCCAATGGCTTATGGGAGCCTCCATTCTCACTGCTATCTCCAGACAAATTTGGGCTTTCGCTAGAGACGACGGTCTTCCTCTCGCTCCCATCGTGAAGGTGGTCAACAGAAAACTCTCGACCCCTATCAGGGCCGTCATCTATGGTGGGGTCCTTGCTTTATTACTAGGATTGCTTTGTCTTATCGGAACAACAGCAGCCAACGCCTTATTCTCTTTATACATTGCGGGAAACTACTTCTCATGGGGTACCCCGATTTTCCTCAGACTCACAACAGGAAAACACAAGTTCGTGCCAGGCAAATTTTACACAGGTGACTTGTTGTCACCAATAATAGGCTGGATAACTTGTGCATTCATTGCCTTCATCATAATTTTGGTGATGTTCCCTGCCGAACCTACAGTCTCATCAACGACAATGAACTATACGGTTGTCATAACGCCAGGCTGCATGATAATTGCCACTCTTTACTATCTGGGTTATGCAAAAGGAAAATACCAAGGTCCAAAGAGCAACTTGTCAGAACCTTCGATTGTTCACGAGGGTGAAAAGATCAGGGAAGACGAAGAGGTTTATCTGGTGCATTCAATTCAAAGCGTGAAATCCAGAGCGGATGAGAAGAACATACTGCGGGCAATCAAATCtggcgagctggagccTGTCATGTCCTTGACTCATAgagtggaagaaaaatcTGACGTTTAA
- a CDS encoding Serine/threonine protein kinase: MDEGADHAFDFDQHDPMNLVRLGECIGRGNFGDVYKGELVKTSQVVAVKIIDLEKSEDDIPVLIQEIKFLKGLKSPYITNCYETYIKDVTMWIVMEYCGAGSCADFLKCFKKLDERVVAFILRDTVRGLEYLHSMNKVHRDVKAANILVTDHGQIKLADFGVSGQLTETMNKKETFVGTPFWMAPEIILRRDGYNEKVDIWSLGITAIELVTGFPPYSNEEPMRAIFEIPDRPAPILTGDQYSVYLKQFVKDCLNKEPSRRPSAKALLKTKFLYKFKSRYSPMLPLITEKKSKMQRFKKKPKFSLNFEEKRSGQDIHWDFDPTVKLTSLQISHGNHSSPSVGSSGGMDENEMHSDHENSILRPDTAVTPSTSPLYNQRSEHTRTSKPPTSGQRASNSTSYPAMNSRESVSVKENVDPRGQYFYNNLIRDSFDSISHQSQSQRFRKNLEQLKTVMYEMEMRNPGFCELLCHKIFNSMLQS; this comes from the coding sequence ATGGATGAGGGAGCCGACCATGcttttgattttgatcaaCATGACCCAATGAACCTTGTGCGTTTGGGCGAATGTATTGGCAGGGGTAACTTTGGAGATGTTTACAAGGGAGAACTCGTGAAGACCTCACAAGTGGTTGCAGTTAAAATTATTGACCTTGAGAAGTCAGAGGACGACATTCCTGTTTTGATCCAGGAAATCAAATTTCTGAAAGGACTCAAGTCTCCGTATATCACGAATTGCTATGAGACGTATATTAAAGATGTGACTATGTGGATTGTTATGGAGTATTGTGGCGCTGGATCCTGTGCTGACTTTCTCAAatgtttcaaaaaattagaCGAGAGGGTTGTTGCCTTCATCTTGCGAGATACCGTTCGAGGTTTGGAGTACCTTCATTCAATGAATAAAGTGCATAGAGACGTGAAGGCAGCAAATATCTTGGTCACAGATCACGGACAAATCAAACTGGCGGATTTTGGTGTGAGCGGACAGCTCACAGAGACTATGAACAAGAAGGAGACGTTTGTGGGCACCCCATTTTGGATGGCTCCTGAGATAATATTAAGACGTGATGGCTATAATGAAAAAGTCGACATTTGGTCTTTAGGTATCACGGCTATCGAGCTGGTAACTGGATTCCCTCCCTATTCTAATGAAGAGCCAATGCGGGCAATATTTGAGATTCCTGATCGTCCGGCACCTATTTTAACAGGGGATCAGTACAGTGTTTATTTGAAACAGTTTGTGAAAGACTGTTTAAACAAAGAGCCAAGCCGAAGACCATCGGCCAAAGCTCTGTTGAAAACAAAGTTTCTCTACAAGTTCAAGAGCAGATATAGTCCCATGCTACCTCTAATCACTGAGAAGAAATCTAAGATGCAGagattcaagaaaaaaccCAAATTCTCGTTaaattttgaagagaaGCGTAGTGGCCAAGACATCCACTGGGACTTTGATCCAACGGTCAAATTGACCTCTCTGCAAATCAGCCATGGCAACCATTCGTCGCCTTCTGTTGGGTCGTCAGGCGGTATGGATGAAAATGAAATGCATAGTGATCACGAAAATAGCATACTGAGACCGGATACCGCTGTCACCCCTTCTACTTCACCATTATACAACCAGCGGTCTGAGCATACAAGGACATCTAAACCACCGACTTCAGGACAACGGGCCAGCAACAGCACTTCTTACCCAGCCATGAATTCCAGGGAATCTGTTTCTGTCAAAGAAAACGTTGACCCCCGAGGCCAGTATTTCTACAATAATTTGATCCGCGATTCGTTTGATAGCATCAGTCATCAATCACAATCCCAGCGTTTCAGAAAAAATCTCGAGCAATTGAAAACTGTCATGTACGAGATGGAAATGCGTAATCCAGGGTTCTGTGAATTGTTGTGTCACAAAATCTTTAATAGCATGCTTCAAAgttga
- a CDS encoding 54S ribosomal protein IMG1, mitochondrial, with protein MFSLSNAVAKQSMTVYEPLPKLRGGQPLMDYIREAQYKKLDPSGEKRKLIDRSNPERLRSGDIVSVFYKNQKPVNGTIIMVKRSGVASAILLRNKITGLGVEVNVPIFNPNVMRIDILRRPASYRPRNRHYYIRNSRLDVKEIKM; from the exons ATGTTTTCCCTGTCAAATG CTGTCGCCAAACAATCAATGACTGTTTACGAGCCTTTGCCGAAACTCAGAGGTGGTCAGCCTCTTATGGACTACATTAGAGAGGCTCAATACAAGAAATTAGATCCTTCTGgagagaaaagaaaattgatTGACCGCTCAAATCCTGAAAGACTAAGATCAGGCGACATAGTGAGTGTCTTCTACAAAAATCAAAAGCCAGTCAATGGTACGATCATCATGGTGAAGAGAAGTGGCGTTGCCTCTGCAATACTACTCAGAAACAAAATTACAGGTTTGGGTGTCGAAGTGAATGTGCCTATTTTCAATCCGAACGTGATGAGAATAGATATTTTGCGCAGACCTGCAAGTTACAGACCGAGAAACAGACACTACTACATCCGTAACAGCAGGCTTGATGTTAAGGAGATTAAGATGTAG